The sequence below is a genomic window from Brooklawnia cerclae.
ACCGGCTCATCGACCAGACCATCTTCATCCTCCAGTGCGGTGATCCCACCGGCACAGGCACCGGCGGGCCGGGATACGTCTATGCCGACGAGCTGACCGGCTCCGAGACCTATCCGGCGGGGACGGTGGCCATGGCCAACGCCGAGCAGGCGAACACCAATGGGTCGCAGTTCTTCATCGTGTGGGCCGACAGCCCGCTGCCACCCACCTATACGGTCTTCGGGACGATCGACGAGCCCTCCCTGGCGGTGGTGCAGACCATCGCGTCCCGGGGCGTCTCGCGGGACGAATCACCGAAGCCGATCGCACCGGCGGTCATCGAGCGCGTGAGCGTCGGGTAGGGGAAGCCGATACCTGGCCCGATCCGGGGACGGGTTCGACTGCAGACCGAAGCGCAGATCCGAGGAGTCACCATGGCCGATGCGTTGATGCTGATCGATCCCCAGTTCGGTGTGCACGGGCTCGGGCTGTTGGAGAGCGCGCTGCCGGATGCTCGCACGTGGCCGGCAGCCACCATCAGTTCGATGCGGGCGCTTCCGCAGGCCTACGACGCCCTGGCCGGGATCCGTGCTGAGGGCGTTCCACCGCGAGTCGTTGTCGCCCGTGCGGCGGGCTGCAACACAGGGTCGCGGCTGCTGGCCGACGGTATCGTCACCCGTGTCCTGCTGATCGACCCGGTCGCGACGTCCACCGCCGACGGCGGTTTCAGCGAGGCCGATCGGACCGATAGCCAACTGCTCGCGCGGCTCGAGCAGTTGGCTAATGGAGCCCCGATCGAGCCGGACCCCGAGGCTCTTGCCATCTGGACCGACCCCCTGATCAAGCGGGGGTTTCTACCTGAGACGGCCTACGGGGTGCTCGTCCGCGGCATGAGCCGTCGTCCCGAGGCACACGCAAAGCTGGAGGCAGCCCTTCGGGCTGTCGAGAAGCCCCGGCAGCCCTATGACGAGCAGCGTTGGCCGCCCATGCAGCCCGAGCCCGGCTTCGACTGGCTCGCCGACCTCCGCGACGCCCCGCCCGGCGCGGCGACCATCTGGCTGTCCCATGACAACGTGGGCCGGCCGCCGACCGCACGGCAGGCCTACTTGACCGCGAGCTTGCCCAACGTCGAGACGGTCATCCAGCCTTGGGATGAGCTCGATTTCTTCGTCGACCCGGCGCCGCTGGCCGCCGCGATCCGGGAATGGCTAGGGTCTCGCTGACGCGTCGGGACCCCATGCACCGAGTTTGTGGGGATTTCGGACGACCCAGAGTCGCGCGATGCGTCCGTCGGTGATCTTCGTGGCGATGACGGCGAGCACGTTTCCGTCGGCGATGGCCAGGATTCCGGGTTCCCCGTTGACGGAGACGGGGGCCGTCCGCAGCCGAGCCTCGTGGACGAGGACATCGCGGAGGAACGCGGCGGCGTCGTCGGGGCCGGCCAGGGGGTCGAGAGCGGCGTGGACGCGACCTCCGCCGTCGGTGACCATGACGACGTCCGGGTCGAGCACAGCGACCAGCGCCGCGATGTCGCCGCTCGCCCATGCTGCGCGGAATGCCTCGTTGACGCGGCGATGCTCAGCCACGGAGACCGCCTGGGAGCGTTCGCGATCGATCCTGCCCCGCGCCGACGACGCCAGCTGACGACAGGCCGCCTGTGTTCGATCGAGAATCTCGGCGATCTCGGCGAACGAGTAGCCGAACACATCATGGAGGAGCAGGCTGACCCTCTCGGCCGGAGTCATCCGCTCGAGCACGATCATCAGCGCCATCGACACCGCCTCAGCCGTCTCGGCGCTCTCGGCCGGGCTCCGGCCTGTCCGGGGAGCGAACACGACGTCCGGAACGGGCTCGGGCAGCCATTGCCCGACGTAGGTCTCGCGGCGTGCCCGGGCCGAGCGCAACTGGTCGATGCATACTCGCCCCAGGACGCGCCTGCGCCACGCCTGCGGCGCGACGATCTCGGCGCGCTGCCCCTCGGTGAGCCTCGCCCACCGCGCGAACGTCTCCTGGACGGCGTCCTCGGCATCACTCAGTGTTGCGAGCAGGCGGTACGCGGCCGACCGTAGCCGTACCCATTCGTCCTTCTCGGCATCCCCCAGGCTTTCCATCGCGGCTTCGACCCCTTCTTCCGGCGAGTGGACCGCGGGCGTGTTGCGTACCCATCGAAATGACGAGGCAGCCCGGCGAAACGTCAGGTGGGGCTGTGGTCGACCTGGCTGTCTGACGTTCCCGCCCCGTGCGTCGTCAACATTACGGGCGCGATCGGCGTCCGGAACCGAACAGGAAGGACCATGCGCAATGAGTAGTAGTAGTACACCCGAGGTCGGCGCGACGTTCGTCAACATCATCGAGACCGCCCCCGAGACCCAGCAGCAGGTGATCGACATCCTCAAGGAGGGCACCGAACGGGTCATCAGCCGTATGCCCGGCTTCATCTCCGTCACGTTGTACGCCGCCCGGGACGGCCGGCACGTCATCAACCTTGCCACCTGGGAGCACCCGGAGGACGTGCGCAACGTGCAGACCGATCCCGAGTCCGCAGCGTTCGCGAAACGCACTGCCCAGATCGCCGAGGCGACGCCAGGCCTCTACACGGTGGTCGGCCGGTACCGCTGATCCTCAGGCGCTCACTCGTCGATGAAAGCCGCGAGGGCGTCCGCGAACGCCCGGGGCTGATCGGCGTGCACCCAGTGCCCGGCGCCAGGGATCACCTGGAGGCGCGTGTTCGGGAAATAGCCGCGCATGGCCTGTTCGTGGCGGTGGGGGAGCAGTGAGGAAAGCTCGCCGACGAGCCACAGCACCGGGCCGTCCCAGTGGGCGCCCGGCAGGTCGGGCCAGCCCGACATGAGTGGCATCGATCGTCGCAGCAGGTCGAGGTTCGGCAGCCAGTGCCAGCCCTGCCCGTTCTCGCCGCGGTGGAGACTCTGGAGCAGGAACGACCGTGTGATGTCGTTCGGCACCGCGGGACGCATCGCGGCATCGGCGTCGGCCCGCGAGGTGAGGGACGCCAGGTCGAGCGCTGCCATCGCATCGGCGTAGTGCTGGAACTCCTCGGGGTTCCCGGTGTTCGCCGGTGCGATGTCGACGACCACGAGCTTGCGGATCAGGTCGGGGCGATCGAGCGCCAGGCGCATCACGACCTTGCCGCCCATGGAATGCCCGAGGAGGACGACCGGCTGCTCGCGGGCACCGCGTGCCTCGAGGTCGGCGGCCAGCATGCCGGCGAAAAGGCCGTAGTCGAACTCCTGCGTCCAGGGCGAGCGGCCGTGGTTGGGTAGGTCGACGAGCAGGCTGGTCGCCTGGTCTGCGAGCGTCTTGGCGATCGTGCCGAAGTTGCGTCCCTGGCCGAACAGGCCGTGGACGAACACCAGCCGGGCCGGTCCGGTTCCGATGGTCAGGGTGTTGAGGACGGGCGCTGGGCCCAGGGGCTCGTGGGGTGTCGTCATGGCCTGGCGTTCCAGCAGGCCGTGTGGAAGTGGCGGCGGAACTCCACCCCCGAGGTCGACCCGATGGGCGGGGTGTGGGGCCAGGCGACCACATGGGCGACGCCGGGCGGGATCGTCCGCAGGCATCCGGGGCAGGTGTACGACTTCACCGCGTTCTCCGGCCGGACGTGGCGCACGACCCACAGGCCGTCGGCCTTGTGGGCGGACGACTGGTCGGCGATGCGCAGCGGACGGGCAGGCCGCAGGTGCTTGCTGGGACGACGGGCCACGCCACAAGCCTAGCCCGCGGCTCGTCGGGTAGGTTGGGGCGCGTGCGTGTGGTGATCGCGGAATGCCAGGTGGATTACGGCGGAAGACTGACGGCGCATCTGCCGATGGCCCGGCGGCTCATCATGGTGAAGGCCGACGGGTCGGTGTCCGTGCATGCCGACGACCGTGCCTACAAGCCGCTCAACTGGATGAGCGCACCCTGCACGCTCACCGTCCTCGCGGCCTCGGAGGCAGACCTGGACGCCACGACGTCGGATGTCGACGAGCGTGTCACCGAGGTGTGGGCGGTGCGAGGACGCAACGGCGACACCCTGCAGATCAGCGTCGGACGGGTGGAACTCGACCAGACCTTCGACCTGGGCGTCGATCCCGGGTTGCAGAAGGACGGTGTGGAGGCACACCTGCAGGCGCTGCTCGCCGACAACCCCGCTACGTTCGGTGACGGTTGGACTCTGGTGCAACGCGAGTACATGACAGCGATCGGCCCTGTCGACCTGCTGTGCCGGGACGACACCGGCGCCTACGTGGCGATCGAGGTCAAGCGGCGCGGCGAGATCGACGGGGTGGAGCAACTCACCCGCTATCTCGACCTGATGAACCGCGACCCGCTGCTCGGATCGGTGCGTGGCGTGTTCGCGGCCCAGCAGATCAAACCCCAGGCGAGGACGCTGGCCACCGACCGCGGGATCGCCTGCGTCGTGGTCGACTACGACGCCCTGCGCGGCATCGACAACGCCGACGACCGGCTCTTCTAGGGAAACGCTGATCAACGATCCCTGAGCCTGTCGAAGGGTCGTGGAACTGCCGTCCGGAAACGGGCTTCGACAGGCTCAGCCAGCGTTGCCCGCATTGATCAGTGATTCCCTAGCTGTACTTCCCTGTGAGGTTGTGAACGCGGGTTGAGGGGGTCTGGCCGCCGATCCCGGTGTGGGGTCGGTGGTGATTGTAGTAGTGGAGCCAGTCGGTGTAGGCCTGTTCGCGTTCGGTCTCGCTGGTGTAGGGCATGGCGTAGGCCCACTCGGCTGCCAGGGTGCGGTTGAACCGTTCGACCTTGCCGTTGGTCTGTGGCCGGTATGGGCGGGTTCGCTTGTGTTTGATGTCTTGGCTGAGGGCTTCAGCGAAGGCGTGAGAGCGGTAGCAGGCACCGTTGTCGGTCATCACTGCGCTCACCCGGATTCCGAGGCTGGTGAAGAACGCGTTCGCGCGGATCCAGAACCCGGCAGCGGTTTCTTTACGCTCGTCATCAAGGATTTCTGAGTACGCGATCCGAGAGTGGTCATCGACAGCGTGGTGGAGGTATCGGTAGCCGCGTGAGGGGGTTGCTTTCGTTCGAGCAGCGCGTACTCGGGATACCGCCACGGCCCTGGCCTGGTCGGAATCGCGTCCGTGGACCCGCCAGCCTCCGCCGTCGGGGAGCCGGCCGAGTTTCTTGATGTCGACGTGGACCAACTCTCCGGGGGTGTTCTTCTCGTAGCGGCGTGGCTGGGGTCGACGCACCGGCAGACCCGTGGCCTGATCCAGATGGGCTAACAGCGGCATCTGGTAACGGGCCAGGACCCGCCCGACAGTGGAACGAGGTATCCCCAGGTGATAGCCGATGCGGTGGGGACCCCACCGATGGGTGAACCGTAACCCGATGATCCGACGTTCCGTCCGTGTCGGCAGGCGGGCTGGGCTGTGGTGAGGACGCGAGCTACGGTCGGTCAACGGCAACCCAGCCCGGTACCGGTCAGCCCACCGCTTCGCGGTCACTGGAGCGACCTGGAACCGCTCCGCCGCACGGCGCAGGCTCCACCCGTCCTCCACAATGCAGCGGGCAAGCCGGACACGGCCAGCAGGGGTCAGTGGTGCGTTAGCGTGGGTCACGGAGGCCTCCGGTTTCAGCGATGCGAGTGTGGTAACCCACATCCTGCCGGAGGCCTCCCCCTCAACTCAGCCATTCACAACGTTCCGAGGAAGTACACCTAGGCTTCCCGCGGTGCTGACGGGTCAGACCTCGGGACGACGGCTCGCCGGGCGCGCGGAGCTCGCCGGGTCCGGCTTCCCGATGACCATCGTCTGCTCGACGTCGGCGGTCTCCTCGGCTTCGGGTTCCACGCGTTCGATGACCGCCGTCCGATCGGTGTCCGGCGGGGCGAGAACCGTGGTGGGCTCGTTGGCCTGCGCGACCTTCGTGGCAGAGCCGGACGCCAGCCATTGCGCATCCGACTCGGGCTCGACCGGCTCCTGATCGTCCGCCTCGGCCGTGAACGGATCGGCATCGGGGTAGTCCTTGGTGGCGGTCTCGGCCAGCTGACGGAGGTTGCCCATCTGCGCGACGATCGCATCCTTGCGCTGGAGCAGCGCGCTGACCTCGCGCTCGATCTGCTCCTTGCGCCAGGCGAACTGCTCCTCCAGCCGGTCCTTCATCATCGCGGCCTGCCGGTGGGCAGCGGCGATCTGGGTTTCCGACTCGCGTGCGGCCTGGGCGCGCACCTGCTCGGCGGCGGCCATCGACTCCGACCGGATGCGCGCGGCCTGCTCGGTCGCCTCGGCGACGCGCTTGGCGGCCTCGTCCGCCTGCTGCCGGGAGTTGGCCATGAGGTTCTCGACCTCGCTGGAGAACCGCTGCGACTCGGCCTTGGCCGCGTCCAGCAGCTTCTGTGCCTCCTCCTGCGCCTGCTGGCGAATCTGCTCGGCCTGGGTGCGCGCCTCGCTCAGCAGTTGCTCGGCCTCGGCACGCGCCTTCACCCTGGTCTGCTCGGCCTCGCCCGCCGACTGGTCCGTCAGCTGACGGGCGGCCGCCTGCGCCTGGGCGGAGCTGACGGCACTGTTGTGCTTGGTCTCCTCGAGCAGAGCCTGCGCCTGGGCCCGGGCGGCGTCGAGGGTGGCCTGGGCGTCCCGCTTGGTCGCCTCCCGGGCTTCTTCGCACTCGCGATCGAGCTGCTCACGCATCGTCCGCAGGCTGGCCAGCGTGGCGACGCGGATGTCGTCCGCCTCGGTCTGGGCGCTGGCGCGCAGGTCGGCGGCGACCCGCCGCCCCTCCTCCTTGATGCGTTCGGCCTCGACACCGGACTTGCTCACGAGGTCCTGCGCCTGTGCCTCGGCGGCCCGCAGCATGGCGGCCGCATGCGCGCCCAGCCGGGTGTAGTCGGTGGTGCCGCTCGTCTGCTGGATCGTCGCCATCTCACGCCGCAGGTGCCGGGCGAGTTGGCGCAGGGTCGAGACCTGCTGCTCGATGTCGCGAACGTAGCTGTCGACCGTGGCCCGATCGTAGCCGAGCATGGCGTGCGGAAAGCTCCCGGCGGCGCTCGCCCGGTCGTCGAACAGATTGAGGCCGGTCTCCTCCGTGAACTCCTCTTCCGGGTTGGTCTGGGTCATCGCATGCTCCCTCGTCTCATCTCGTGCGCTTCCCAGTCTGCCGCACGAACCTGTCGGCTCCGGCAGGCTCCCCGGGTTATTCGGCCCAGTCTGTGATGACGCGCCGTTTGAGAAGCTCGTTCGCGGCGACGTAGGCCACGGTGATCGCGGCCAGCGTGGCGAGGACGGGCCCGGCGACGGCCTCCAACCCGAGGACCGGCGCGAGCGGGGAGTAAGGAAGGACGAACACGACCGCGGCCACGGCCAGGCCGATGAGCGCGAGCGGAGCGGCCGGCCTCGACCGGAACATCGGCAGGGCCGTGCGCATGGAGAAGAGCACAGCGAGTTCGGTGAGCGTCGACTCGACGAACCAGGCACTGCGGAACGCCGTCGCGCCGGTGTGGAAGCCGAGCACGAGCACCAGGAACGTGACGACGTCGAACAGCGCGGACAGCAGCCCGAACACGATCATGAACCCGCGGATCGAACTGATACGCCACCTCCCGGGCCGTCGCACGAGTTCGTCGTCCACGCGGTCGGACGCGATGGCCATCGAGGGAAGATCCGTGAGGAAGTTCAGCACCAGCACCTGGCGCGGCAGGAGCGGCAGGAAGGGCAGGAAGAGGCTCGCGACCGCCATCGAGGCCATGTTGCCGAAGTTCGCGCTGGTCGTCACGCGCACGTATTTCAGGGTGTTCGCGAACGTCTCACGGCCCAGGCGGATCCCGTCGATGACCACGCCGAGGCTCTTGTCCAGCAGGACGACCGCCGCGGCGTCCCGTGCCACCTCGTGCGCGGTGTCGACGGAGATCCCGACGTCGGCGGCATGCAGCGCCGGGGCGTCGTTGATGCCGTCCCCCAGGAAGGCGACGCTGCATCGTGGCGGGACGCGCACCCGTCCGCCTCGCCCCCGGTCGGGTCGCGAGGCCTCCGCCCGCCGACGGTGCTCGGCCTCCTGCACGTGCCGCAGCGCCCGGACGATGCGCGCCTTCTGCGCCGGTTCGACCTCGGCGAACACCGAGACGGCGCCCACCGCGTCCTCCAAGGCGTCATCGCCGGCGGCGTCGATCTGACGCCCGGTCATCACACGGGACGCGTCGAGCCCCAGATCGCGCGTCACCTTGGCGGCCGCGAACCGGTTGTCGCCGGTGACGACCTTGACGTCCACCCCGAGCCGGGCGAGCCGGTCGATCTGTGCGGGCACGTCCGGTTTGACGGGGTCGTGGAAACACAGCAGGCCCCTCAGTTCGAGATCCGACTCGTCCGCCGGTGTCAATGCCTGACCCGGCGCGAGCCGGATCGTGCGGGTCGCGATCGCCAGCACCCGAAAACCGTTCGCGCTGAGCTTTTCGAAGCGGCTCTCGACGATGTCCTTCACATCGTCGATCGGCAGCGACAGACCGTCCACGCGTGCCGAGGCACAACAACCGAGCACGGAGTCGAACGCACCCTTGCAGACCAGTTCCAGCGGTACTGCGGGCTCCAGCCCGGCGACGGCGACGCTGAGACGTTTGCGGGTGAAGTCGTAGGGCAGTTCCTCGACGGCGCGGGCCGTGGCGGGCGCCTGCCCGCGCTCCAGGATCGCCTCGTCGAGGGGATTGCGGAACCCGCTCTGTAGGCCCGCGTTGGCCAGCGCGAGCCGCAGGACGTCCTCGTCGAGTCCGGGGGCGTCGTCGCTGCCGTCATCCGCCTCGCGGAGTCGGAGCGGTTCGGCGCGGTCGAGCCCGGCCACACCCCGGGTGATCGTGCCGGTCTTGTCCGTGCAGAGGATCGACACCGAGCCGAGATCCTCGATCGCCTCCAGGCGTTTCACGATGACTTTGCGGGCGGCCATCTTTCGTGCCCCGGTGGACAGGCTCACCGCGGTGATCGCCGGCAGCATCTGTGGGGTCAGGCCGATGGCGAGCGCGAGTGCGAACATGAGCGCCTCGATGACGGGCCGCCCGAGCGTCCAGTTGACCACGAAGATGAACGCGGTCAGCACGAGCATGATCCGCAGCAACAGGTCGCCGAAATCGCCCATTCCCCGTTCGAATTCCGTGGGGGCGGCCCGGCGGGCCAGGTCTTGCGAGACGCGGCCGAACTCCGTGCCCCGGCCGGTCGCCACGACCGCGATGTGCGCGGTGCCACTCACGACATGGCTCGCCTGGAAGACGCAGTTGGTGCGCTCGGCCAGGGCGGCACCGGCCGCCACGGTGTCGCTCGGACGCTTCTCGATCGGGAAGGACTCGCCGGTGAGGGCGGACTCATCGACGAGCAGACTGTCGGAATCGAGGATGCGGCCGTCGGCCGGGACGATGGATCCCGCGGTCAACTCGACCAGGTCTCCGGGGACCACCAGGGACAAGGCCAGATCGGTGCGTACGCCGTCGCGTAGGACCGTCGTGGTGACTCTCACCCGTTCGAGCAACGCCCGCACCGCGGTGCCCGCCCGGTACTCCTGCCAGAAACCGAGGAGCCCACTCGCGACGACGATGACGATCACGATCACCCCGTCGGGCGCATCGTCCACCAGGAACGAGATCACCGCGGCGACGAGGAGGATCAGGATGATGGGGGAGGTGAACTGCCGGAGCAGCACGTTCAGCGCCGTGTTCGACCCTTGCCGCGTCCCCTCGGCGTGGTGGGTCTCGTCCAACCTGCGCTGGGCCTCGTCCGATCCCAGTCCGCGGACGGGATCGGTGCCGAGCGTTTCGAGCAACTCGGTGCGGGTACCCGCCCAGAACTGCGATCCGGCATGCGGCGGACCAGCGGATTCGCCCCGGTCAGGACACGACGATGTGGCCACACCCTCAGTGTGGACCTCCGCGAGCCGGTTCGTGTGCTCACCGGGCGGGTGATCCCACGGACGCAGGACGGGGCACCCGTCCGGGCACCCCGTCCTGCGTCGCGAAGTGGACCGACCTACCGTAGGTGCCTGCTCGGCGGCGAGGCACACACCGGGTGAGCCTGGCGCCTCAGTGCTTGGCGGGCTCCACGATCTCGATCAGGACGCCCTTGCCGGACTTGGGGTGAATGAAGTTGATGCGGGAGTTGTGGGTGCCGTGCTTGGGC
It includes:
- the sigJ gene encoding RNA polymerase sigma factor SigJ; this translates as MESLGDAEKDEWVRLRSAAYRLLATLSDAEDAVQETFARWARLTEGQRAEIVAPQAWRRRVLGRVCIDQLRSARARRETYVGQWLPEPVPDVVFAPRTGRSPAESAETAEAVSMALMIVLERMTPAERVSLLLHDVFGYSFAEIAEILDRTQAACRQLASSARGRIDRERSQAVSVAEHRRVNEAFRAAWASGDIAALVAVLDPDVVMVTDGGGRVHAALDPLAGPDDAAAFLRDVLVHEARLRTAPVSVNGEPGILAIADGNVLAVIATKITDGRIARLWVVRNPHKLGAWGPDASARP
- a CDS encoding antibiotic biosynthesis monooxygenase family protein yields the protein MSSSSTPEVGATFVNIIETAPETQQQVIDILKEGTERVISRMPGFISVTLYAARDGRHVINLATWEHPEDVRNVQTDPESAAFAKRTAQIAEATPGLYTVVGRYR
- a CDS encoding alpha/beta fold hydrolase — its product is MTTPHEPLGPAPVLNTLTIGTGPARLVFVHGLFGQGRNFGTIAKTLADQATSLLVDLPNHGRSPWTQEFDYGLFAGMLAADLEARGAREQPVVLLGHSMGGKVVMRLALDRPDLIRKLVVVDIAPANTGNPEEFQHYADAMAALDLASLTSRADADAAMRPAVPNDITRSFLLQSLHRGENGQGWHWLPNLDLLRRSMPLMSGWPDLPGAHWDGPVLWLVGELSSLLPHRHEQAMRGYFPNTRLQVIPGAGHWVHADQPRAFADALAAFIDE
- the nucS gene encoding endonuclease NucS; translation: MRVVIAECQVDYGGRLTAHLPMARRLIMVKADGSVSVHADDRAYKPLNWMSAPCTLTVLAASEADLDATTSDVDERVTEVWAVRGRNGDTLQISVGRVELDQTFDLGVDPGLQKDGVEAHLQALLADNPATFGDGWTLVQREYMTAIGPVDLLCRDDTGAYVAIEVKRRGEIDGVEQLTRYLDLMNRDPLLGSVRGVFAAQQIKPQARTLATDRGIACVVVDYDALRGIDNADDRLF
- a CDS encoding IS481 family transposase yields the protein MTHANAPLTPAGRVRLARCIVEDGWSLRRAAERFQVAPVTAKRWADRYRAGLPLTDRSSRPHHSPARLPTRTERRIIGLRFTHRWGPHRIGYHLGIPRSTVGRVLARYQMPLLAHLDQATGLPVRRPQPRRYEKNTPGELVHVDIKKLGRLPDGGGWRVHGRDSDQARAVAVSRVRAARTKATPSRGYRYLHHAVDDHSRIAYSEILDDERKETAAGFWIRANAFFTSLGIRVSAVMTDNGACYRSHAFAEALSQDIKHKRTRPYRPQTNGKVERFNRTLAAEWAYAMPYTSETEREQAYTDWLHYYNHHRPHTGIGGQTPSTRVHNLTGKYS
- a CDS encoding DivIVA domain-containing protein: MTQTNPEEEFTEETGLNLFDDRASAAGSFPHAMLGYDRATVDSYVRDIEQQVSTLRQLARHLRREMATIQQTSGTTDYTRLGAHAAAMLRAAEAQAQDLVSKSGVEAERIKEEGRRVAADLRASAQTEADDIRVATLASLRTMREQLDRECEEAREATKRDAQATLDAARAQAQALLEETKHNSAVSSAQAQAAARQLTDQSAGEAEQTRVKARAEAEQLLSEARTQAEQIRQQAQEEAQKLLDAAKAESQRFSSEVENLMANSRQQADEAAKRVAEATEQAARIRSESMAAAEQVRAQAARESETQIAAAHRQAAMMKDRLEEQFAWRKEQIEREVSALLQRKDAIVAQMGNLRQLAETATKDYPDADPFTAEADDQEPVEPESDAQWLASGSATKVAQANEPTTVLAPPDTDRTAVIERVEPEAEETADVEQTMVIGKPDPASSARPASRRPEV
- a CDS encoding HAD-IC family P-type ATPase — its product is MATSSCPDRGESAGPPHAGSQFWAGTRTELLETLGTDPVRGLGSDEAQRRLDETHHAEGTRQGSNTALNVLLRQFTSPIILILLVAAVISFLVDDAPDGVIVIVIVVASGLLGFWQEYRAGTAVRALLERVRVTTTVLRDGVRTDLALSLVVPGDLVELTAGSIVPADGRILDSDSLLVDESALTGESFPIEKRPSDTVAAGAALAERTNCVFQASHVVSGTAHIAVVATGRGTEFGRVSQDLARRAAPTEFERGMGDFGDLLLRIMLVLTAFIFVVNWTLGRPVIEALMFALALAIGLTPQMLPAITAVSLSTGARKMAARKVIVKRLEAIEDLGSVSILCTDKTGTITRGVAGLDRAEPLRLREADDGSDDAPGLDEDVLRLALANAGLQSGFRNPLDEAILERGQAPATARAVEELPYDFTRKRLSVAVAGLEPAVPLELVCKGAFDSVLGCCASARVDGLSLPIDDVKDIVESRFEKLSANGFRVLAIATRTIRLAPGQALTPADESDLELRGLLCFHDPVKPDVPAQIDRLARLGVDVKVVTGDNRFAAAKVTRDLGLDASRVMTGRQIDAAGDDALEDAVGAVSVFAEVEPAQKARIVRALRHVQEAEHRRRAEASRPDRGRGGRVRVPPRCSVAFLGDGINDAPALHAADVGISVDTAHEVARDAAAVVLLDKSLGVVIDGIRLGRETFANTLKYVRVTTSANFGNMASMAVASLFLPFLPLLPRQVLVLNFLTDLPSMAIASDRVDDELVRRPGRWRISSIRGFMIVFGLLSALFDVVTFLVLVLGFHTGATAFRSAWFVESTLTELAVLFSMRTALPMFRSRPAAPLALIGLAVAAVVFVLPYSPLAPVLGLEAVAGPVLATLAAITVAYVAANELLKRRVITDWAE